One Solibacillus sp. R5-41 DNA segment encodes these proteins:
- a CDS encoding DUF2194 domain-containing protein translates to MKWLWTNQKVIFIAVLLFLCGIILQITRTQMVLKMVDNEDILEMKELVVSANMNKEQTSDMNNPSYCIVYDETSVAIKNNAEKALEYMQKSTRAYDVAKGQVDYDRCPTILLSTPYLKDLGTVEDIENYVSAGGQLFLMNVLEMDAHFDILYRKLGILDFDDFVMTNGLHMVSNLLIGTTGETYLEESLNDVSLGVALTSEATIFMESTTKNPLLWKAEYGEGTFMVFNGGLLSEKSSRGLITGAVSLMEPDYVYPIFNTKVFFIDDFPSPIAKERNDLIYKEYKKSLASFYQSVWWPNMLKSAANEDIRYTGAIIESYLDNVTPPFDNVEDKEYVYLISFGRVLIQSGGEIGFHGYNHQSLTMDQNIASSFGYNAWTSSEDMEKSIRELQSYTKQAFPSYKVTTYVPPSNVLSEVGRQALKNSWPELTTISSLYLEDLTNRSYVQEFEVAEDGIIEMPRISSGYVRNDSDDWAIANTLTGIGVFSHFIHPDDIISTDRSGGSWNEMYKEFDAFMKDVHETYPWLRAMKASEAAMGIASTLQTTSTIEKSNNVVKGNIENYLDEQHFILRTDKKIGRLENCEVTKIDDGTYLIKALAAQFEVTLKE, encoded by the coding sequence ATGAAATGGCTATGGACTAATCAAAAGGTTATCTTTATTGCCGTATTGCTTTTTTTATGTGGGATTATTTTGCAAATAACAAGAACTCAAATGGTATTAAAAATGGTAGATAATGAAGACATTTTGGAAATGAAGGAATTAGTAGTTTCGGCTAATATGAATAAAGAGCAAACGAGTGATATGAACAATCCATCGTATTGTATTGTATATGATGAAACATCCGTCGCTATTAAAAATAATGCAGAAAAGGCCCTTGAATATATGCAAAAAAGCACGCGGGCTTACGATGTAGCAAAAGGTCAGGTAGATTATGATCGTTGTCCTACTATTTTGTTAAGTACTCCTTATTTAAAGGATCTCGGGACAGTAGAGGATATTGAAAACTATGTATCAGCTGGCGGACAGCTCTTTTTAATGAATGTACTCGAAATGGATGCACATTTCGATATTTTGTATCGTAAATTGGGCATATTAGATTTTGATGATTTCGTTATGACAAATGGTCTGCATATGGTATCGAATCTTCTTATTGGTACAACTGGGGAAACATATTTAGAAGAATCATTAAATGATGTCAGTTTAGGGGTTGCGTTAACTAGTGAGGCGACCATTTTTATGGAAAGTACAACGAAAAATCCATTGCTATGGAAAGCGGAATACGGAGAAGGGACATTCATGGTATTTAACGGCGGTTTATTATCTGAAAAATCTTCTCGTGGATTGATTACGGGCGCGGTTAGTTTAATGGAACCAGACTATGTTTATCCTATATTTAATACAAAAGTCTTTTTCATAGATGACTTCCCATCCCCTATAGCAAAAGAGCGAAATGATCTGATTTATAAAGAATACAAGAAAAGTCTTGCGTCCTTCTATCAATCGGTTTGGTGGCCAAATATGTTGAAATCAGCAGCAAATGAAGATATTCGATATACCGGTGCCATCATTGAGTCTTATTTAGATAATGTAACACCACCATTCGATAATGTAGAGGACAAGGAGTATGTGTATTTAATTTCCTTTGGTCGAGTATTGATTCAAAGTGGTGGGGAAATAGGCTTCCATGGATATAATCACCAATCTCTTACGATGGATCAAAATATTGCTTCTTCGTTTGGTTATAATGCATGGACAAGTAGCGAGGATATGGAGAAATCAATTCGCGAGTTACAAAGCTATACTAAACAAGCCTTCCCATCTTATAAAGTAACGACCTATGTTCCGCCTTCAAATGTGTTGTCAGAAGTAGGGCGCCAAGCTTTAAAAAATAGCTGGCCTGAATTAACGACCATTTCTTCCTTGTATTTAGAGGATCTTACCAATAGATCTTACGTTCAAGAGTTCGAAGTTGCAGAAGACGGTATTATTGAAATGCCGCGTATTTCTTCCGGCTATGTACGCAATGATTCGGATGATTGGGCCATTGCCAATACGTTAACGGGAATTGGTGTATTTTCTCACTTTATTCACCCGGATGATATTATTAGTACGGACCGATCCGGAGGTAGTTGGAATGAAATGTATAAAGAATTCGATGCATTTATGAAAGATGTTCACGAAACCTATCCTTGGCTACGTGCAATGAAGGCATCGGAAGCTGCGATGGGCATTGCTTCTACTTTGCAAACGACGAGTACAATAGAAAAAAGTAATAATGTCGTTAAAGGGAACATTGAAAACTATTTGGATGAACAACATTTTATTTTACGAACTGATAAAAAAATTGGAAGGCTAGAAAATTGTGAGGTTACTAAAATTGACGACGGTACTTATTTAATCAAGGCATTAGCAGCTCAATTTGAAGTGACATTAAAGGAGTAA
- the pelF gene encoding GT4 family glycosyltransferase PelF has protein sequence MRICLIAEGSYPYVTGGVSSWIHSLMNAMPEHEFIIYAIAADRKQQGQFKYTLPPNLIEVHEFFLDAHLSEEAKWGKRYHLNDVQRNSLISLVSGSNNVDWEALFFLIRSDNFTNVGEFLSSKDYYELVEHLAKTKYTHVPFTELFWTVGSMILPLFMLMRDDLPKADIYHTVSTGYAGVVGALAKVIYNKPLILTEHGIYSREREEEIIKANWVKGYFKDLWINYFYTLSNSIYSLADEIITLFGRNKEIQIELGCEPERIRIIPNGIDINDYNQVVRTVQDNTIRIGAIVRIVPIKDIKMMIQAFSLVEKQLSNVELFIMGPAEENEEYYEECMHLVELLNIQKITFTGMVNIKEHIGNLDFLLLSSISEGQPLAILEGFACSKPFISTNVGSCRELIEGDSNDSFGPAGFIVPVMHYEEMANFIMKLCLDEPLRLEMGRNGFNRVASNYTRRAFITSYKEIYKELGTVI, from the coding sequence ATGAGAATTTGTTTAATCGCAGAAGGCTCTTACCCTTATGTAACGGGTGGCGTTTCTAGCTGGATTCATAGTTTGATGAATGCTATGCCAGAACATGAATTCATCATTTATGCTATTGCTGCTGACCGTAAGCAGCAAGGGCAATTTAAATATACACTACCCCCAAATTTAATTGAAGTGCACGAATTTTTTTTAGACGCGCATTTAAGTGAAGAAGCAAAGTGGGGGAAACGCTATCATTTAAATGATGTTCAGAGAAACAGTTTAATTTCATTAGTAAGTGGTTCTAATAATGTGGACTGGGAAGCATTATTTTTTCTTATTAGAAGTGATAATTTTACTAATGTTGGGGAATTTTTATCGAGCAAGGACTATTATGAATTAGTAGAACATTTAGCAAAAACGAAGTATACGCATGTCCCATTTACAGAGCTATTTTGGACAGTAGGCTCGATGATTTTACCTTTATTCATGTTAATGCGCGATGATTTACCAAAAGCTGATATTTATCATACCGTTTCCACGGGCTACGCTGGAGTAGTTGGTGCCTTAGCGAAAGTTATTTACAATAAGCCACTCATCTTAACTGAACATGGTATCTATTCGCGAGAACGGGAAGAAGAAATTATTAAAGCCAATTGGGTTAAGGGTTATTTCAAAGATCTATGGATTAATTACTTTTACACATTATCTAATTCTATATATTCATTAGCAGACGAAATTATTACTTTATTCGGACGGAATAAGGAGATTCAAATTGAACTCGGTTGTGAACCAGAGCGCATACGAATCATACCGAATGGAATTGATATTAATGATTACAATCAAGTTGTTCGGACGGTCCAGGACAACACAATACGTATTGGTGCAATTGTGCGAATTGTTCCGATTAAGGATATTAAAATGATGATCCAAGCTTTTTCATTAGTTGAAAAACAATTATCAAATGTTGAATTGTTTATTATGGGACCTGCTGAAGAAAACGAGGAATACTATGAGGAATGTATGCATCTCGTAGAACTACTAAACATACAAAAAATTACATTTACAGGAATGGTCAATATTAAAGAGCATATAGGCAACCTTGATTTTCTTTTACTGTCAAGTATTAGTGAAGGACAACCTTTAGCCATTTTAGAAGGCTTTGCTTGTAGTAAGCCTTTTATTTCAACTAATGTTGGGAGCTGTCGAGAATTAATTGAAGGCGACTCAAATGATTCTTTCGGTCCAGCAGGATTTATCGTACCTGTGATGCACTATGAAGAGATGGCGAATTTCAT